Proteins found in one Aspergillus chevalieri M1 DNA, chromosome 2, nearly complete sequence genomic segment:
- the FRS2 gene encoding phenylalanine--tRNA ligase subunit alpha (BUSCO:EOG09261RU1;~COG:J;~EggNog:ENOG410PG09;~InterPro:IPR006195,IPR040725,IPR004529,IPR002319;~PFAM:PF18553,PF01409;~TransMembrane:1 (o397-417i);~go_component: GO:0005737 - cytoplasm [Evidence IEA];~go_function: GO:0000049 - tRNA binding [Evidence IEA];~go_function: GO:0000166 - nucleotide binding [Evidence IEA];~go_function: GO:0004812 - aminoacyl-tRNA ligase activity [Evidence IEA];~go_function: GO:0004826 - phenylalanine-tRNA ligase activity [Evidence IEA];~go_function: GO:0005524 - ATP binding [Evidence IEA];~go_process: GO:0006432 - phenylalanyl-tRNA aminoacylation [Evidence IEA];~go_process: GO:0043039 - tRNA aminoacylation [Evidence IEA]), which translates to MADLTNPILDALSNTDAPILSSDAFPSTPSLSVKSALDRLASRQMVEYDTIEREVVGLTGEGEHIVTNGSHEAKVFEAVAAAMDGLKITELPGIVGKDNAKIGQGNAFKRGWIKKDQDKLRTNTESIVDETRELLLTVQKTQTLDNQKTLAELKKRKLVALQKVINFKISKGPKYSREFVKEETDLTAEMLVNGSWKTASFKPYNFKAKGAPTPSGAFHPLNKVRQEFRNIFFEMGFEEMPTNRYVETGFWNFDALFVPQQHPARDLQDTFYISDPVQADPPREDPLNDPHRPKSAQPVSRAYKDNEKPLDYKAYWDNVREVHQNGKYGSVGYRYPWNADESLRLVLRTHTTSISTYVLHKLAANPRPARFFSIDRVFRNEAVDATHLAEFHQIEGVIADFGLTLGGLIGFMEVFFAKMGIHQLRFKPAYNPYTEPSMEIFGYHQGLGKWVEIGNSGMFRPEMLEPMGLPKDMRVYGWGLSLERPTMIKYGVSNIRELLGHKVDLGFIESNPAVRLEKD; encoded by the exons ATGGCCGACTTGACAAACCCCATCTTGGACGCCCTGTCCAACACCGACGCTCCCATCCTCTCCAGCGATGCCTTCCCCTCCACCCCCTCATTATCCGTCAAGAGTGCCCTCGACCGCCTCGCCTCGCGACAGATGGTCGAGTATGACACCATTGAACGCGAAGTCGTTGGTCTCACCGGCGAGGGTGAGCATATCGTCACCAATGGCAGTCACGAAGCTAAGGTTTTCGAGGCCGTCGCCGCTGCCATGGACGGATTGAAGATTACTGAGCTGCCCGGCATTGTGGGTAAAGATAACGCCAAGATTGGCCAGGGTAATGCCTTCAAGCGTGGTTGGATCAAGAAGGATCAGGATAAGCTGCGGACGAACACGGAATCCATTGTCGACGAAACCCGCGAATTGCTCTTGACCGTGCAGAAGACGCAGACGCTGGACAACCAGAAGACCCTGGCGGAATTGAAGAAGCGGAAGCTGGTCGCGCTGCAAAAGGTTATCAACTTCAAGATCTCCAAGGGTCCCAAGTACTCTCGCGAATTCGTCAAGGAGGAGACCGATCTGACGGCCGAGATGTTGGTGAACGGCTCGTGGAAGACCGCCTCGTTCAAGCCCTACAACTTCAAGGCCAAGGGTGCCCCGACCCCCTCGGGAGCCTTCCACCCGCTCAATAAGGTGCGCCAGGAATTCCGCAACATCTTCTTCGAAATGGGCTTCGAGGAGATGCCCACGAACCGCTACGTCGAGACGGGTTTCTGGAACTTCGACGCCCTCTTCGTGCCCCAGCAACACCCCGCCCGTGACCTGCAAGACACCTTCTACATCTCCGACCCCGTGCAAGCAGACCCCCCTCGCGAGGATCCCCTCAACGACCCGCACCGCCCCAAGTCCGCACAGCCCGTCTCGCGCGCCTACAAGGACAACGAGAAGCCCCTCGATTACAAGGCCTACTGGGACAACGTGCGCGAAGTGCACCAGAACGGCAAATACGGCTCCGTCGGCTACCGCTACCCCTGGAACGCCGATGAATCCCTGCGTCTCGTCCTCCGCACCCACACCACCTCCATCTCGACCTACGTGCTGCACAAGCTGGCCGCGAACCCGCGCCCCGCGCGCTTCTTCAGTATCGACCGTGTCTTCCGCAACGAGGCCGTCGATGCAACCCACCTGGCGGAATTCCACCAGATCGAGGGTGTCATTGCAGACTTTGGCCTGACGCTGGGCGGCCTGATTGGTTTCATGGAGGTCTTCTTCGCGAAGATGGGTATCCACCAGCTGCGCTTCAAGCCTGCGTACAACCCGTACACCGAGCCGAGCATGGAGATTTTCGGCTACCACCAGGGTCTCGGTAAGTGGGTTGAGATTGGAAACAGTGGAATGTTCAGACCGGAGATGTTAGAACCGATGGGGCTGCCCAAGGATATGCGGGTTTATGGTTGGGGGTTGAGTTTGGAGAGACCTACTATGATTAA GTACGGCGTGAGCAACATCCGAGAACTTCTTGGCCACAAGGTGGACCTGGGCTTCATCGAGAGCAACCCTGCCGTTCGGTTGGAGAAGGATTAA